The following proteins are encoded in a genomic region of Candidatus Eisenbacteria bacterium:
- a CDS encoding ubiquinone/menaquinone biosynthesis methyltransferase, which yields MAPAWIRPWPRDRATRRAYVDDVFRRVAPQYDRLTRLLSFGQDDRWKSTLVGLLPDGSREMRVLDLATGTAAFPLLLRNAGHRGTIVGVDRSRAMLRRGRAKCAEDPRIRFVESDLNALPFSPGTFDVILIGYGLRYLDDLGESMRAAHRVLRPGGVLLSLDFGLPARRWYRTLCLTYLFVFGTIWGLLLHRRADTYWHIVESLRAYPGQEALERAILDAGFARVAIVEQLGGISVLARAERAAGAARSAAAGEERVDGELDAFAEDERAAGAIAPPRVARRR from the coding sequence ATGGCACCCGCATGGATCCGCCCGTGGCCCCGGGATCGCGCGACGCGGCGCGCCTACGTGGACGACGTGTTCCGCCGCGTGGCGCCGCAGTACGACCGCCTCACGCGGCTCCTCTCCTTCGGCCAGGACGATCGGTGGAAGTCCACCCTGGTCGGCCTGCTCCCCGATGGTTCGCGCGAGATGCGCGTTCTCGACCTCGCGACGGGAACCGCGGCGTTCCCGCTCCTCCTCCGGAACGCGGGGCACCGGGGGACGATCGTGGGGGTGGACCGGAGCCGCGCGATGCTGCGGCGCGGACGAGCGAAGTGCGCCGAGGATCCTCGCATCCGGTTCGTCGAGAGTGACCTGAACGCGCTCCCGTTCTCGCCCGGCACGTTCGACGTGATCCTCATCGGGTACGGTCTTCGCTATCTCGACGACCTGGGGGAATCGATGCGCGCGGCGCACCGCGTGCTGCGCCCCGGAGGAGTGCTCCTCTCCCTCGACTTCGGCCTTCCGGCGCGGCGCTGGTACCGGACCCTCTGCCTCACGTACCTCTTCGTGTTCGGCACGATCTGGGGACTCCTCCTCCACCGCAGGGCCGACACGTACTGGCACATCGTGGAGTCGCTGCGGGCGTATCCCGGGCAGGAGGCGCTCGAGCGCGCGATTCTCGACGCGGGATTCGCGCGGGTCGCGATCGTGGAGCAGCTCGGAGGGATCTCGGTGCTGGCCCGCGCCGAGCGCGCGGCGGGCGCGGCGCGCTCAGCCGCCGCGGGCGAGGAGCGCGTAGACGGGGAGCTTGATGCATTCGCCGAGGACGAGCGAGCGGCCGGCGCGATCGCGCCACCACGCGTCGCGAGGCGCCGATGA
- a CDS encoding ElyC/SanA/YdcF family protein — translation MAAAPDAAPRPGASPLSRLLAGLADLLDRSVSPAPSDALFCFAGRPERAPYAVALWRAGIAPVLILSVGRFEWRRFPGLGLDSDGGLRDLVERTPPSRRHFLVVVDRAGARAEWMPRGRLGTLAEARAIARLARGRGWRTLTAVTTAAHSRRALLSVRRALSGEPVRVAVAAVPESRSSAPRDAWWRDRAGRSLVLGECIKLPVYALLARGG, via the coding sequence ATGGCGGCCGCCCCGGACGCGGCCCCACGACCTGGCGCTTCCCCTCTCTCGCGCCTCCTTGCCGGACTCGCCGACCTTCTGGACCGCTCGGTTTCGCCCGCTCCGAGTGACGCCCTCTTCTGCTTCGCGGGGCGCCCGGAGCGCGCGCCGTACGCGGTCGCTCTCTGGCGCGCGGGGATCGCGCCGGTCCTGATCCTGAGCGTGGGGCGTTTCGAGTGGCGCCGGTTCCCCGGCCTGGGCCTCGACTCCGACGGAGGACTCCGGGATCTCGTCGAGCGGACGCCTCCGTCGCGGCGTCACTTCCTCGTGGTCGTCGACCGTGCCGGAGCGCGCGCGGAGTGGATGCCCCGAGGGAGACTCGGCACGCTCGCCGAGGCCCGCGCGATCGCGCGGCTGGCCCGCGGGCGGGGATGGCGCACCCTCACCGCCGTCACCACGGCCGCCCACTCGCGCCGCGCGCTCCTCAGCGTCCGACGCGCGCTTTCCGGGGAGCCGGTCCGGGTCGCGGTCGCGGCGGTCCCGGAGTCGCGGTCATCGGCGCCTCGCGACGCGTGGTGGCGCGATCGCGCCGGCCGCTCGCTCGTCCTCGGCGAATGCATCAAGCTCCCCGTCTACGCGCTCCTCGCCCGCGGCGGCTGA